A single Methanobrevibacter sp. DNA region contains:
- a CDS encoding RNA-binding protein → MAIKVKKRNFLKKKKIKEIKAELGEYGDLLQGKKNVEILEAEPNSFILVDGEPYIIIIDDKPFPTLKAALKTDIEAKTVTVDMGAIRFVSNGADIMSPGIVAASQGVEPGDIVLIIDETHGKPLAIGISLISGEEMVANDSGKAVETKHYVGDDIWNFEI, encoded by the coding sequence ATGGCAATTAAAGTTAAAAAAAGAAATTTCTTGAAAAAAAAGAAAATTAAAGAAATAAAAGCGGAATTAGGAGAATATGGAGACTTACTTCAAGGAAAAAAGAATGTTGAAATACTTGAAGCTGAACCTAATTCATTCATTTTAGTGGATGGCGAACCTTACATAATAATTATTGATGATAAACCATTCCCTACACTTAAAGCAGCCCTCAAAACAGATATTGAAGCCAAAACAGTTACTGTTGATATGGGAGCCATCAGATTTGTAAGCAATGGTGCAGACATCATGAGTCCTGGAATCGTTGCAGCATCACAAGGCGTTGAACCTGGAGACATCGTATTAATCATTGATGAAACTCATGGAAAACCGTTAGCAATAGGCATAAGTTTAATCAGTGGCGAAGAAATGGTTGCGAATGATTCTGGAAAAGCTGTTGAAACCAAACACTATGTTGGCGACGACATCTGGAACTTTGAAATATGA